GAGCCGCATCGTGCTCACCACCGCTCATTGCCAGCACATACTCGGTGGTGGCCTTAACGCCGTCCTCACCGATCAGCGGGCCTTGAGGCGGCATCAGCCCCTGGCGGCCATCGTACAGTGTCTTGAGAATCTGTTCTGGCGAGCCACCATACAGCCAGTCACTATCGGTCAGGTTGGGGAAACCGTAGTTGCCGCCACCGTCCGCGCCATGACACACAGAGCAGTTGTTCGCGAAGATACGCGCACCCATCTTGAGTGCGTCGCGGTTTTCCGCAATCTTCTCGACTGGCATTTCAGCGTACTGCCCGAAGCTTTCCTTGAACTCCGCTTGTGCCTTGGCCTGGTCGGCCTTCAGCGCACCCACAGATGTCCAGCCGCCGATGCCCTTGAAGTTACCCATGCCCGGGTAAATCACCAGATACGCCGCCGAGAACACCAGCGTGATGACAAACATCAAGAACCACCACCGCGGCAATGGGTTATCAAACTCTTCGATGCCGTCGTACACGTGGCCAGTTGTACGGTTTTCCGGATCCTGCTGATCATCCACCGCCACTTTGCGGTTTGCGAAAAGTACCCAAACGACCAATGCGAGATTGGCGAGGGTGAGCACAATTACCCAAACACTCCAAAATGTACTCATTTGTCCTGCCCCTGTTGCTGTTTCTTGTCAGCCTCTTTGCCGGCTGTGCTTTCGCTCTCGCGAGCGGTCCTGTCTAGATTTTCCTGCTCATCGGCAAATGGCAGCTTGGCATCCTCCTCAAAGCGCTTTTTGCGCTTTGGCGAGAAGGCCCACCAACAGACCCCCAGAAATGCGAGCGCGCCGAGAACTACACCAATTTGCCGAAGAATATCGATCATCACCGAGCACCTCGCTTAGCGCTTCTGCTGCACCAGGGTGCCCAACTGCTGAAGGTAAGCCACCAGCGCATCAATTTCCGTCACGCGCCCACCCACAAAAGGCTTGCTGGCATTGGCGATATCCTCGTCGGTGTAGGGAACACCCACGGTGCGCAAGGCGCGCATTTTTGCGGCGGTGTCCTTGCCAGTGACAATATTGTCAAACAGCCAGGGGTAAGCCGGCATGATGGACTCCGGCACCACCGTGCGCGGATCGTACAGGTGTGCGCGATGCCACTCATCGGAGTAGCGTCCACCTACACGGGCCAAGTCCGGACCGGTACGCTTGGAGCCCCACAGGAACGGGTGCTCGTACACATGCTCCTGCGCCATGGAGTAGTGGCCGTAGCGCTCAACTTCCGCACGCAGCGGACGAATCATCTGCGTGTGGCACACATGGCAGCCCTCGCGGATGTAAATATCGCGCCCTTCCAGCTCGATGGCACCGAGCGGCTTCAGGCCAGCGATTGGCTCATTGTTGTCCTTGGTGAAGAACTGGGGAACGATTTCAACGAGGCCGCCGAAGCTAATGGCAATCACGATGAAAAAGATCATCCAGCCGAGGTTTTTTTCTACGATGTCATGGTTTTTCACGATCAGGTCCCCTTAAACGCTCTTCGCCACTGGCAGGTTTTCGTCGTGACGGACTTCGCCTTCTTTGGGTTCGTCAGTGATAGTACGGAACACGTTGTACGCCATCAGCACCATGCCAAAGGTGAAACACGCACCACCCAGCCAACGCACGATGTAACCGGGCTGACTCGCAATCACACTTTCCACAAAGCTGTACGTCAGCGTGCCGTCGGCGTTAAATGCACGCCACATCAGGCCCTGGGTAATGCCGTTGACCCACATCGCAGCGATATAGAGGACGGTACCGACAGTCGCCAGCCAGAAATGCGCGTTGATCAGTTTCACGCTGTACATTTCCTTGCGACCCCACAGAACCGGCACCAGGTGGTACAGGGCACCAATGGAGATCATGGCAACCCAGCCAAGCGCGCCCGAGTGTACGTGGCCAACGGTCCAGTCAGTGTTGTGCGACAAGGCGTTCACCGTCTTGATGGACATCATTGGGCCTTCGAACGTGGACATGCCGTAGAACGACAGGGACACAACGAGGAAACGCAGCGTGGGGTCGGTGCGCAGTTTGTGCCAGGCACCGGACAGGGTCATGATGCCGTTGATCATGCCGCCCCAGGACGGTGCCAGCAGGATGATCGACATGACCATCGCCAGGCTCTGGGTCCAGTCAGGCAGGGCAGAGTAATGCAGGTGGTGACCACCGGCCCAAACGTAGATGGAGATCAATGCCCAGAAGTGCACGATGGACAGCTGGTAGGAATACACCGGGCGGCCAGCCTGCTTGGGCACGAAGTAGTACATGATGCCGAGGAAGGCGGCCGTCAGGAAGAAGCCAACCGCATTGTGGCCGTACCACCACTGGATCATCGCATCGGTAGTGCCGGCAAACGCGGAGTAGGACTTCAGCGCACTGACCGGGATCGCCAGGCTATTGACGATATGCAGCATGGCAACGGTGATGATAAACGCACCGAAGAACCAGTTGGCCACATAGATATGGGAAGTGCGGCGCTTCATGATGGTGCCGAAGAACACCAGGCCATAAGCCACCCAGATCAGCGCGATCAGGATATCGATCGGCCACTCCAGTTCCGCGTACTCTTTTGCGGAGGTGTAACCCATCGGCAATGTAATCGCCGCGGACACAATGACGATTTGCCAACCCCAGAAGGTGAAGGGGATCAGCCATCCACCCCACAGGCGGGTCTGGCAGGTGCGCTGCACCACATAGTAGGAAGTTGCGAACAGCACGCTGCCACCAAACGCGAAGATCACCGCATTGGTGTGCAGTGGGCGCAGGCGCCCAAAGTTCGTGAAGGGCTGCCAAAGGTCATTCAGCGAAGGCCATGCGAGCTGTGCGGCGATCAATACGCCGACAGCCATCCCAACAATGCCCCAGACCACCGACATGATGGTGAACTGGCGCACGATGTTGTAGTCATAGTCCGGCAACTTGCCGGCCTCTGCCACCGTTGTCGTCATTGTGTAACTTCCGTTGCTTTTTTAAGGTTCATTTCCGTCAACCGCGAGGGGACCGCCACCCAAATAGCGGCTATACCCTTCACGGTAGACCGGGCGGGCACAGAAGCGACGATTTAAACGCTGTAATCGCCGCCTCCGGCTGATTTAGATCAAGTCTCTGCCCTTACCTGCGGCAATTCGCAGCCTGAGAGCGTTCAACTTGATGAAGCCTTCGGCATCTTTCTGGTCGTAGGCACCAGCGTCGTCCTCGAAGGTGGCTATTTTTTCATCAAACAAGCTGTCTTCTGAACGGCGGCCAACCGCTGTGACACTTCCCTTGTACAACTTCAGTCGCACCTCTCCGTTTACCACCGCCTGCGATTCGTCAATGGCCGCCTGCAGCATCCGGCGCTCCGGAGACCACCAGTAGCCGTTGTAAATCAGCTTGGCGTAACGCGGCATCAACTCGTCTTTAAGGTGAGCGACTTCACGATCCAGGGTAATGGATTCGATAGCGCGGTGCGCCTTCATCAAAATGGTGCCGCCGGGGGTTTCGTAGCAACCGCGGGATTTCATGCCCACGTAACGGTTTTCCACGATATCCAGTCGCCCGATGCCATTGGCGCCACCCAGCTTGTTCAGTTTCTCCAGCAACGTGGCTGGACTCATGCGCTCACCATCGATCGCGACGGGATCGCCCTGCTCAAACTGCAAGGTAATATAAGTAGGCTGGTCCGGCGCTGCTTCAGGGCTGACACTCCAGCGCCACATATCGTCTTCCGCTTCCGCCCAGGGCTCCTCAAGCACACCGCCTTCATAGGAAATGTGCAGCAGGTTGGCGTCCATGGAGTACGGCGACTTTTTCTTTTTGTTGGAGAAATCCACCGGGATCTTGTGTTGCTCGCAGTATTGCATGAGCTTTTCGCGAGAATTCAGGTCCCACTCACGCCACGGTGCAATCACCTGAATGCCCGGCTTCAGCGCGTAGGCGCCCAGTTCAAAGCGCACCTGGTCGTTGCCCTTACCGGTGGCGCCGTGCGAGATGGCATCTGCGCCGGTCTCGTTGGCGATCTCAATCAGCCGCTTGGCAATCAGGGGACGGGCGATGGAGGTGCCCAGAAGGTACTCCCCTTCATAGATGGTATTGGCGCGGAACATGGGGAACACAAAGTCCCGCACGAACTCTTCGCGCAGGTCGTCGATGTAGATTTCCTTCACGCCAAGCGCTTCTGCCTTGGCGCGCGCGGGCTCTACCTCTTCCCCCTGACCAATATCCGCGGTAAACGTGACGACTTCACAACCATAGGTATCCTGAAGCCAGCGCACGATCACTGAAGTATCGAGACCACCAGAATACGCCAGCACCACCTTGTCGATCTTACTCATTACTATCCTCTGTATAGTGGGCCCGTTTGCACGGGAAGTGCCGTCACTATAGGCAATGATGCCGCCGCAGCGAGCAAAGCGCCTATTTAACGCTCGGTCTGGGGGGGTTATTTTTGGATGAGTGCCCAGGAACGGCGGACAGGCCGCCTTTTTTCGGGGCGGGATTGTAGCGCCTAGAAACGGTTACGACTAGCTCCACAACGAGCGTCGCCGGATTGTTCTCCGGGCAACCGGTGCCACCTGATCACTTTACACACAAACTGCTTGCAGAAAAGGCATTTGCGGCAGCTTTCGCAATTTACTGGCGCTTCGGGTAGCATCGGCGCCGCGATCAATCCGGGAGGAGATATTCGGTGGAGCCGAAACAGCAAATTACTCTGCGTAAACCTGACGACTGGCACATTCATTTGCGCGATGGCGCGGCGCTGACACGTACCGTGGGCGACGCCGCAGAGCAATTCCAGCGGGCGATCATCATGCCCAACCTGGTACCACCCGTGGTGAACGCCAACGACGCGCTGGCGTACAAGGCGCGCATTGAATCTGCAGTACCGCAGGGCAAGAGCTTTACGCCACTGATGGTGATTTACCTCACCGACAACACCACGCCCGAGGTTGTGCAACAGGCCCACGCTGCCGGCGTGGTGGCCGCCAAGCTCTACCCGGCTGGCGCCACCACCAACTCGGACTCCGGGGTGACAGATATTGCCAACATCTACCCGGCCCTCGAAGCGATGCAATCCTGTGGCATGAAACTACTGCTGCACGGAGAAGTCACCACCAGCGACATCGATATCTTCGACCGGGAACGCATTTTCATCGAGACCATATTGGGCCCCGTGGTGGAGGATTTCCCCAGCCTCAAGATCGTGCTGGAACACATCACCACGGCGCACGCCGCGGAGTTTGTTGCCCAAGCGCGGGAAGGCGTGGCTGCCACCATCACCGCGCACCACCTGCTGTACAATCGCAACCACATGCTGGTTGGCGGGATTCGCCCCCACTATTACTGCCTGCCGATCCTCAAGCGCGGTTACCACCAGAATGCGCTGATCGAAGCGGCCACCAGTGGCAGTCCGAAGTTCTTCCTTGGCACCGACTCCGCCCCGCATGCGCAGGGCAAGAAAGAAACCGCGTGCGGCTGTGCCGGCTGTTACACCGCTTACAGTGCCATCGAGCTGTATGCCGAGGCGTTCGAGCGAGCAGGCAAACTGGACAAGCTAGAAGGCTTCGCCAGTGACTTCGGGCCGGACTTTTACGGGCTACCGCGCAACTCGGATACCATCACCCTGGTGCGCGAGCCGTGGACACTCCCCTCCGGCCTGCCGATGGGCGAAGAGGCCCTGATTCCGCTGGCAGCCGGCGAAACACTGAACTGGCGCAGAGTTTAAGCCGAGGTTGGCGCACACAAGCGCCGCACCGTTTGTTCGTTTGATAGATTATTCAGGATTCCCGTGACCCCAGCAGAAACGCCCCAAGGCCCCAAGAGCCTCCTGGCCCAAAGATTCCGCGGTTTTCTACCGGTGGTTCTGGATCTGGAAACCGCGGGCTTCAATGCCCGCACCGATGCCTTGCTGGAGGTGTCCGCGGTCATCCTGAATATGGATGACGACGGAACCCTGTTTGCCGAGGAGACCCACAGTTTCCATATCGAACCGTTTGAAGGTGCCAATATCGAGCAGTCCGCGCTGGACTTCACCGGCATCGACCTGGAATCGCCCGACCGGGACGCCTGGCCCGAAGAGATCGCGCTGCCCGAGCTTTTTCGCAAGATTCGCAGCGCCATCAAGTCCCATAGCTGTACCCGGGCGATCATGGTGGCCCACAACGCGCACTTCGATCTGGGCTTCATCAATGCTGCCGTGGAACGGTGCGGCGTGAAACGCAACCCCTTCCACCCATTCTCCTGTATGGATACCGCAACCCTGGCGGGCCTTGCTTACGGCCAGACGGTGCTCGCCAAGGCCTGCCAGACCGCCGGCATCGAGTTCGACAACAATGCCGCGCATTCCGCGGAGTACGACGCGCAAAAAACCGCCGAACTGTTTTGCGGCATCGTCAACCGCTGGCGTGACCTCGGTGGCTGGCCACTGAGCCCACCGGCTGCCGGCGAGCAGGACCTGACGCCGGACGGGGAAAGCGCGTAAGCACTCTCGCCAGCCCCTGCGTGGCCCAACCGCGGCCGTGCTACTACCGTACTACCTAAGTCGCATACCCCTCACTCACCAGGCCCGCTAGGCTCGGGGCAGGTCCCATAACAATAGCGGTGAATGTGATGATCGAGCGCACTAGGCGCACGCTGCTGGGTGCCGGTATCGGCGCCCTGCTGGCAGCAGCTACAAGCTATACCTCAGCCGGAAGCTGGCAACACAATGTGCCCTTAGGCGGCTTCGACAAGGTTCATATTTACACCCCCGATAGCCGCTCCCCCATCGGCGACGGCAAATCCTTGCTGGTACTCCTGCACGGTTGCGTTCAGTCCATTGATAGCTACCTGACCGCCGACCTCGAAGGCGCCGCAGAAACCTACGGCATGGTGGTCGCGGTGCCGGACGCCAAGCACAAAGCCGGCTACAACTGCTGGTCCTACTGGGAAGACGCCAGATCCCGCTCTTCGGGTGACTACAAAAACCTGATCAGCCTGGCCGAGACCATGAGCGATGACAGCGCCCGCGATATCGACCCGAACCAGGTATACATTGCCGGGCTTTCCTCCGGGGCCGTGTTTGCCAACACCACCGCCTGTATCGCACCGGATGTGTTTGCCGGGGTTGGTGTGAGCGCCGGGCCAAGTATCGGCACCAGCCCCAGTGGCGCCATTGGCCGCTGTGAAGCCGCCGATGTCACCAACCGCTGCCTCGACTATGCGGGAAGCAATGCCGAGCATTTCGCAACCCAGATCGCGTCCATCACCCACGGAACCGACGACAAGACAGTCAACGCCTGCTACAACCAGCAAAATGCCCAGGGCATGGCGGGCGTGTACCAGGTGGAGCAGCTCCCGGAAACCAGCACCTTTAGCGAGGGCGGGCACACCGCGACCGAAACCTTGTGGCAGGATGGACGGGTATCCATGCTGTGGCTGGATGGTGTGGGCCATGCCTGGTCGGGCGGCAAGCAAGCCAGTGGCGATTATGTCAGTAACACCGGGGTCAATTATGCCCACTACCTGGGGGCCTACTTTGTTGCACACAACAGCCGGGTAGATCGTACCGAGTCCCCCACATCGGCCAGGTAACCCCCTGATTTACCAGCCTTTTCTAGCGAATTTTGCCCTCCTCCGATGAGCGACGCGCCTGTCACCGCAGGCGCCCTGACGCCCCGCCCGCCACCGCCGCCCCATGGCGGGTGATTTTTTGCACAAATTGCGGTATTATCTACCGCTCATACATAAAAGTGGACAGTATTGTGGCTAAGAAAGCATCCAGCGCCAGCAAACGCAGTAAGGAAACAGTCTCAACCGAGTCACGCGAAGCCATCGAATCCCAGATTCAGGCGTTCCTCGCCAACGGCGGGCAGATTGAGCAGGTACCCAAAGGTGTCAGCGGCCAGACCAACACTTCCGGCCCCAAGCACATCACGCTCGGCAAAAAACCGCGCGCCTGATACCTGATACACACCGTTATCGCGTGCTGAGCTTATTGTGAAACCGCACAGCGGACGGTGACCGGCAGGACAGAAACTATGTGCAACCGCGATAGATACTGGCAGGCGCTAGCGCCCGGGTACAAAAAGCAGGCACAAAAAAGGCGGGATCAATCCCGCCTTTTTTGTGCCTGAACTTAATGCCCTTGATTTCAGGGCATCTCATCCAGCTCCGCACCTTCCTTAACCGGCGGCATCAAGTCTTCCTTGGTGATATTCATCGCCATCAGGATATTGGCAGCCACATACACGGAGGAGAAGGTACCGATGATGACACCCACAATCAGTGCCAGCGAGAAGTTGTGGATCAGTTCGCCACCGAAGAACTGCAGGGCCCACAGCACCAGCAAGGTGGTGAAGGAGGTCATGAAGGTCCGGCTCAGCGTCTGGCTCATGGAAATATTGATTACTTCATCGGGCTCAGCCTGCCGCACCTTGCGGAAGTTCTCCCGCACCCGGTCGTACACCACGATGGTGTCGTTGATCGAGTAGCCGATCACCGCCAGCACCGCGGCGAGCACCGTCAGGTCGAAGTCTAGGCGCAGAATCGCGAAAAATCCGAGCACAATGATCACATCGTGTATCAGGGCCACCACGGCACCGATCGCAAACTTGTACTGGAAACGCAGCGCCACATACGCCATCACCACCGCTAGCGCGAACAACATGCCCAGGCCACCGTCATCGCGCAACTCTTCACCGATCTGCGGGCCCATCATTTCCACCCGCCGCAGGTCGATACGCCCGTCAGAGTGCTGGCGCAAGGCCCCAACCACTTTGTCCCCAATGGAGTTGGTCGCTTCCGCATCGCGGGCATTTTGCTGTGTCTGCTTTACCGCAACTTCCGGGGGAAGCTTGATCAGCAGCTCGCTGTCAGAGCCGAAACGCACCACCGCGGCGCCTTCAAATCCAGCCTGTGCCAATTGGCTGCGAACATCTTCGATCTTCGGTGGATTCTCATAGCCGACTTCGATCTGGGTGCCGCCGGTAAAGTCCAGACCGAGCTTCAGGCCATTGGTGGCCAGGGCCACAATAGAGGCGATCACCAGGATCAGCGACATGGCCGCAGCCACTTTGCGCCAGCGCATGAAGTCGTATACGCGCTTGCCCATATACTCGGTGATCTTGCCGTTTTCTTCTTTGGTAGTGCTCATCACCGTCCCCTTAAATCCACAGTTTCTGTACGCGGCGGCCGCCGTAGAACAAATTGATCAATGCGCGCGTGCCCATAATGGCACTGAACATGGAGGTGAGAATGCCGATGGACAGCGTCACCGCGAAGCCCTGCACCGGGCCAGAGCCGATGGCATAGAGGATCACCGCCACAATCAGGGTGGTGATGTTGGCATCCACAATCGCACTGTAGGCGTTGTCGAAACCGGCGTTGATCGCTGACTGTGGAGGCAAGCCGTTGCGTAGCTCCTCCCGTATCCGCGAGAAGATCAGTACATTGGCATCCACCGCCATACCGATAGTCAGTACCATACCGGCAATACCCGGCAGGGTGAGAGTGGCCCCCAGGATCGACATCACGGCCACCAGCAACACCAGGTTGGTCGCCAGTGCGATATTCGCCGCGAGCCCGAAGACCCGGTAGAAAACCAGCATACAGATGACCACCGCGAGCAGACCGATCTGCACCGAGGTCACACCGACCTTGATATTGTCCGCACCGAGGGACGGGCCAATCACGCGCTCTTCCACAAAGTACATGGGAGCCGCCAGGGCACCCGAACGCAGTAACAGTGCCAGTTCCTGTGCCTCAGCCGGGCTACCCAGGCCGGTGGTACGGAACTGGCGGCCCAGTGGGCTCTGTACGGTCGCCAGGCTGATGATCTTCTTGTCATCGGTGCGCTTCTGCACGATGACCTCGTTGCCTTCCGCGTCCAGCTGTTTTTCCGGGGTGAAGCGACTCTCGACGAACAGCGTTCCCATCCGGCGGCCGACGTTTTTCCAGGTGGCGCGATGCATCATCTCGCCGCCGCGGGAATCCAGCGTGATATTCACCTGCGGGAATCCGCTCTCGTCGTAACCAACCCGGGCATCCGTCACTCGCTCGCCGGAAATGATGATCTTGCGTTCCAGCCAGGCACCGCCGTAAGCAGCGCGCTCCTGCTCGTCGCGGAATTCAAAGTACTCTTTGCTGGTGACCAATGTGTCCGACTTGGCTTCCATGCGGTATTCAAGGTTGGCGGTTTTACCAATGATACGTTTGGCTTCCGCCGTATCCTGTACACCCGGCAACTCGACCACGATCCGGTTGCGCCCCTGGCGCTGCACGATGGGCTCCGCAACCCCCAGCTCGTTTACCCGGTTGCGCAGGGTGGTCAGGTTCTGGGTGACCGCATAATCTTCCAGCTGCTTGATTTCCTGCTCGGACAAGGTCGCGCGGATTTCAAGGTTGCTGCCGCCGCCAGCTTCGCTAAATTGCAGGGTGGGGAATTCCTTACGCAGTGTACGCAAGCCGAGCGTGCGCAATTCTTCATCGCGGAATCGGGCCACGATTTCCCTGTCGTCCCTCAGGTCCACACTGCGGTAGCGCGCTTTGGCGGCACGCAGTTTG
The nucleotide sequence above comes from Microbulbifer salipaludis. Encoded proteins:
- the secF gene encoding protein translocase subunit SecF; its protein translation is MSTTKEENGKITEYMGKRVYDFMRWRKVAAAMSLILVIASIVALATNGLKLGLDFTGGTQIEVGYENPPKIEDVRSQLAQAGFEGAAVVRFGSDSELLIKLPPEVAVKQTQQNARDAEATNSIGDKVVGALRQHSDGRIDLRRVEMMGPQIGEELRDDGGLGMLFALAVVMAYVALRFQYKFAIGAVVALIHDVIIVLGFFAILRLDFDLTVLAAVLAVIGYSINDTIVVYDRVRENFRKVRQAEPDEVINISMSQTLSRTFMTSFTTLLVLWALQFFGGELIHNFSLALIVGVIIGTFSSVYVAANILMAMNITKEDLMPPVKEGAELDEMP
- a CDS encoding alpha/beta hydrolase family esterase, yielding MIERTRRTLLGAGIGALLAAATSYTSAGSWQHNVPLGGFDKVHIYTPDSRSPIGDGKSLLVLLHGCVQSIDSYLTADLEGAAETYGMVVAVPDAKHKAGYNCWSYWEDARSRSSGDYKNLISLAETMSDDSARDIDPNQVYIAGLSSGAVFANTTACIAPDVFAGVGVSAGPSIGTSPSGAIGRCEAADVTNRCLDYAGSNAEHFATQIASITHGTDDKTVNACYNQQNAQGMAGVYQVEQLPETSTFSEGGHTATETLWQDGRVSMLWLDGVGHAWSGGKQASGDYVSNTGVNYAHYLGAYFVAHNSRVDRTESPTSAR
- the ccoP gene encoding cytochrome-c oxidase, cbb3-type subunit III, producing the protein MSTFWSVWVIVLTLANLALVVWVLFANRKVAVDDQQDPENRTTGHVYDGIEEFDNPLPRWWFLMFVITLVFSAAYLVIYPGMGNFKGIGGWTSVGALKADQAKAQAEFKESFGQYAEMPVEKIAENRDALKMGARIFANNCSVCHGADGGGNYGFPNLTDSDWLYGGSPEQILKTLYDGRQGLMPPQGPLIGEDGVKATTEYVLAMSGGEHDAALAAKGKEVFGTVCMACHGVDGKGNQALGAPNLTDDIWLYGGTREEIQHTIRGGRSNNMPSQKDKLREDKIRLVAAYVYSLSRQEDVQQ
- the ccoO gene encoding cytochrome-c oxidase, cbb3-type subunit II, producing MKNHDIVEKNLGWMIFFIVIAISFGGLVEIVPQFFTKDNNEPIAGLKPLGAIELEGRDIYIREGCHVCHTQMIRPLRAEVERYGHYSMAQEHVYEHPFLWGSKRTGPDLARVGGRYSDEWHRAHLYDPRTVVPESIMPAYPWLFDNIVTGKDTAAKMRALRTVGVPYTDEDIANASKPFVGGRVTEIDALVAYLQQLGTLVQQKR
- a CDS encoding cbb3-type cytochrome oxidase subunit 3 yields the protein MIDILRQIGVVLGALAFLGVCWWAFSPKRKKRFEEDAKLPFADEQENLDRTARESESTAGKEADKKQQQGQDK
- a CDS encoding argininosuccinate synthase, coding for MSKIDKVVLAYSGGLDTSVIVRWLQDTYGCEVVTFTADIGQGEEVEPARAKAEALGVKEIYIDDLREEFVRDFVFPMFRANTIYEGEYLLGTSIARPLIAKRLIEIANETGADAISHGATGKGNDQVRFELGAYALKPGIQVIAPWREWDLNSREKLMQYCEQHKIPVDFSNKKKKSPYSMDANLLHISYEGGVLEEPWAEAEDDMWRWSVSPEAAPDQPTYITLQFEQGDPVAIDGERMSPATLLEKLNKLGGANGIGRLDIVENRYVGMKSRGCYETPGGTILMKAHRAIESITLDREVAHLKDELMPRYAKLIYNGYWWSPERRMLQAAIDESQAVVNGEVRLKLYKGSVTAVGRRSEDSLFDEKIATFEDDAGAYDQKDAEGFIKLNALRLRIAAGKGRDLI
- the rnt gene encoding ribonuclease T; translated protein: MTPAETPQGPKSLLAQRFRGFLPVVLDLETAGFNARTDALLEVSAVILNMDDDGTLFAEETHSFHIEPFEGANIEQSALDFTGIDLESPDRDAWPEEIALPELFRKIRSAIKSHSCTRAIMVAHNAHFDLGFINAAVERCGVKRNPFHPFSCMDTATLAGLAYGQTVLAKACQTAGIEFDNNAAHSAEYDAQKTAELFCGIVNRWRDLGGWPLSPPAAGEQDLTPDGESA
- the ccoN gene encoding cytochrome-c oxidase, cbb3-type subunit I — translated: MTTTVAEAGKLPDYDYNIVRQFTIMSVVWGIVGMAVGVLIAAQLAWPSLNDLWQPFTNFGRLRPLHTNAVIFAFGGSVLFATSYYVVQRTCQTRLWGGWLIPFTFWGWQIVIVSAAITLPMGYTSAKEYAELEWPIDILIALIWVAYGLVFFGTIMKRRTSHIYVANWFFGAFIITVAMLHIVNSLAIPVSALKSYSAFAGTTDAMIQWWYGHNAVGFFLTAAFLGIMYYFVPKQAGRPVYSYQLSIVHFWALISIYVWAGGHHLHYSALPDWTQSLAMVMSIILLAPSWGGMINGIMTLSGAWHKLRTDPTLRFLVVSLSFYGMSTFEGPMMSIKTVNALSHNTDWTVGHVHSGALGWVAMISIGALYHLVPVLWGRKEMYSVKLINAHFWLATVGTVLYIAAMWVNGITQGLMWRAFNADGTLTYSFVESVIASQPGYIVRWLGGACFTFGMVLMAYNVFRTITDEPKEGEVRHDENLPVAKSV
- the secD gene encoding protein translocase subunit SecD, whose amino-acid sequence is MNRFPLWKYLLILIITGLGLLYAAPNLYRPDPAVQVSGQSTALKIDQNVLTEVQKALDEAGIGYFGGEVQDKSVLVRLKSIEEQLPAKRAIQEFLGHGEYVVALNLAPTTPEWLQNLGASPMKLGLDLAGGVHFLMEVDTNSIVKTNMEGYVADVKSKLRAAKARYRSVDLRDDREIVARFRDEELRTLGLRTLRKEFPTLQFSEAGGGSNLEIRATLSEQEIKQLEDYAVTQNLTTLRNRVNELGVAEPIVQRQGRNRIVVELPGVQDTAEAKRIIGKTANLEYRMEAKSDTLVTSKEYFEFRDEQERAAYGGAWLERKIIISGERVTDARVGYDESGFPQVNITLDSRGGEMMHRATWKNVGRRMGTLFVESRFTPEKQLDAEGNEVIVQKRTDDKKIISLATVQSPLGRQFRTTGLGSPAEAQELALLLRSGALAAPMYFVEERVIGPSLGADNIKVGVTSVQIGLLAVVICMLVFYRVFGLAANIALATNLVLLVAVMSILGATLTLPGIAGMVLTIGMAVDANVLIFSRIREELRNGLPPQSAINAGFDNAYSAIVDANITTLIVAVILYAIGSGPVQGFAVTLSIGILTSMFSAIMGTRALINLFYGGRRVQKLWI
- the pyrC gene encoding dihydroorotase, with protein sequence MEPKQQITLRKPDDWHIHLRDGAALTRTVGDAAEQFQRAIIMPNLVPPVVNANDALAYKARIESAVPQGKSFTPLMVIYLTDNTTPEVVQQAHAAGVVAAKLYPAGATTNSDSGVTDIANIYPALEAMQSCGMKLLLHGEVTTSDIDIFDRERIFIETILGPVVEDFPSLKIVLEHITTAHAAEFVAQAREGVAATITAHHLLYNRNHMLVGGIRPHYYCLPILKRGYHQNALIEAATSGSPKFFLGTDSAPHAQGKKETACGCAGCYTAYSAIELYAEAFERAGKLDKLEGFASDFGPDFYGLPRNSDTITLVREPWTLPSGLPMGEEALIPLAAGETLNWRRV